The stretch of DNA GACCGAGCTGCCGAGGCCGGGAAGAAAGCCGACCCAGGCACCGATGAACGACGTGCGGAGCAGCAGCCACCAGTGCCGGAACACGTCGATGATCCCCTGAACGTATCCGCGGCCGAACTCCTCCGACCTGGCAATTGTTCCCTTGCGGCCGGCCAGATCGATCACCTCGGGAATGCCGAACAGCCCGAGAGCGACCAGCACGAGATGGATCCCCTCCCAGAGGTACGGGGTATCGAACGCGAACCGTTCGATCCCCGACTTGGCGTCGAGGCCGATAGTCGAAATGAACACTCCGAGGATGCCCGCGAGCAGGCCTTTCACCGGAGCGCTGCCGCTCAGGATCCCCACCATGCTCACGCCCCAGAGAGTGAGAACGAAGAACTCCGGCGAGCTGAAGCTCAGGACCAGCGGCCGCAGCACGGGCAGCGACGCGAGCAAAACCAGAGCGCCGAAAAGCCCGCCCAGCAGCGAAGCCACGAAGGAGGCGCTGAGGGCCCGAGCGGCCTCGCCGTTCCTCGCCATCGGGTGGCCGTCCAGGACGGTCGCCTGCGACCCCGAGCTTCCCGGCACCGAGATGAGGATCGCGGTGAAAGCGCTGGCTGTGTTCCCCACCGCGTCCATGCCGACGAGAAGCGCGATGACCTGCATGGGGTCCTGCATGGTCATCACGAAGGGCAGCATGATCGCCAGCGTGCTCGGCCCGCCGATTCCGGGAAGGAAACCGACGAGGCTGCCGATCAGCACGCCGAGACACATGAAGCCGAGGGCCCGCGGCTGAAGGACGCCGGTTAAACCTTCGACGGCCGCTTCCAGCATGATCGACCTGCGAAATCGTCCGAGATCCCACCCGACCCCGGCACGCCTGACCCGAGGCGAACTACGATTTCTTCCCGCCGACGGGAAGCCCGTACTTCTGCCGCATCTTGGTGATGAACTCCTTTGCTTCCTTGGGAATGGCG from Candidatus Zixiibacteriota bacterium encodes:
- a CDS encoding tripartite tricarboxylate transporter permease, whose product is MLEAAVEGLTGVLQPRALGFMCLGVLIGSLVGFLPGIGGPSTLAIMLPFVMTMQDPMQVIALLVGMDAVGNTASAFTAILISVPGSSGSQATVLDGHPMARNGEAARALSASFVASLLGGLFGALVLLASLPVLRPLVLSFSSPEFFVLTLWGVSMVGILSGSAPVKGLLAGILGVFISTIGLDAKSGIERFAFDTPYLWEGIHLVLVALGLFGIPEVIDLAGRKGTIARSEEFGRGYVQGIIDVFRHWWLLLRTSFIGAWVGFLPGLGSSVADWFAYAHAVQTEKERSSFGKGDVRGVIASEGANNAKEGGDYIPTLAFGIPGGTSTALVLTAFVAVGIKPGPDMLTTQLSLTFAVIWTLVIANIIATAVCMLFARPIARICFFPFHIVVPPIVAFIFIGAFAAGFHSYDLAVLMIFSLLGFFMRRHGWPRAPLLLGVVLGKKMELYLWLSYTRYGLEWLTRPTVLILMVLLLVSVVYPFVHDWKAKRRPEAAVKVVT